From a single Rosa rugosa chromosome 7, drRosRugo1.1, whole genome shotgun sequence genomic region:
- the LOC133720762 gene encoding uncharacterized protein LOC133720762 — MVICTMLSYWVPITEVEWTKLVRVSEEVPIVCMDLLSEPFKLSSGVKDWIAVGDGKVNMTVVGVIYGACTPRVGFAFTWSAGIERQLLRAHWCQSLGYGFIFTTDPRGTLKLWRLCDHSATSCDVSLLAEFTSSFGSRIMCLDASLEEELNVVSSLVQRCSPGQLLTRGTGPCLGGRARGRGRPRGRGSARGRGRIPPVEEIFEDDVQALDVELPVPPVVEVVNVVDATRLSTLAKEI, encoded by the exons ATGGTTATATGTACCATGCTAAGCTATTGGGTACCGATTACCGAAGTAGAATGGACAAAACTTGTTCGCGTCAGTGAGGAGGTGCCAATTGTTTGCATGGATTTATTGTCAGAACCATTCAAACTTTCTTCTGGTGTTAAGGATTGGATTGCTGTTGGAGATGGTAAAGTAAACATGACAGTTGTTGGCGTTATATATGGTGCTTGTACCCCTAGAGTTGGTTTTGCCTTTACTTGGTCAGCTGGAATAGAAAGACAACTCCTTAGAGCACATTGGTGCCAGTCACTAGGTTACGG GTTCATCTTCACTACTGATCCTAGAGGAACATTGAAGCTGTGGAGGCTGTGTGATCACTCTGCAACGAGCTGTGATGTGTCTCTTTTAGCTGAATTCACATCAAGTTTCGGAAGTAGAATAATGTGTTTAGATGCATCTTTGGAGGAAGAG TTAAATGTTGTTTCATCGTTG GTACAGAGATGTTctcctggtcagctgctgaccaggggaacgggaCCGTGCTTAG GAGGCAgagctaggggtcgaggtagacccagaggcaggGGTAGTGCTCgaggtaggggcaggattcCTCCTGTTGAGGAGATTTTTGAGGATGATGTCCAGGCATTGGATGTTGAGCTGCCTGTTCCACCTGTTGTGGAGGTCGTGAATGTTGTGGATGCCACTCGTTTGTCAACGTTGGCTAAGGAGATTTAA
- the LOC133720678 gene encoding probable phospholipid-transporting ATPase 5: MIKLETDPHAAFALIIDGKTLTYALDADMKHLFLELAVDCASVICCRVSPKQKALVTRLVRQGTGKTTLAIGDGANDVGMIQEADISST; the protein is encoded by the exons ATGATCAAGTTGGAAACAGATCCACATGCAGCGTTTGCACTAATTATTGATGGAAAAACTTTGACCTATGCTTTGGACGCTGATATGAAGCATCTATTCTTGGAATTAGCTGTTGATTGTGCATCTGTCATATGCTGTCGTGTCTCCCCTAAGCAGAAGGCATTG GTAACGAGGTTAGTAAGACAAGGAACTGGGAAGACTACATTAGCAATTGGTGATGGTGCAAATGATGTTGGAATGATTCAAGAAGCTGATATTAGTTCTACATAG